The following nucleotide sequence is from Wenzhouxiangella sp. XN24.
CCGCTGGCGACCACGTCCGCCTCGTTGATCAGCAGGGTGGGGGCGAGCTCGGCGAAGCTGAAACCCTGGTCCGGGCGATAATCCAGCAGGCGGCTGATCTCGAGCTCCGCCCGGCCGACCCGCACGGTGGCGCCGACCTGGGCATCCAGCCGGGCGAGCAGGCGCGGGTCCGCCCACGCCTCTCCCGGCGGCGGCACCTCGCGCACGGTTTCCGACTCCGCCTCCAGCCCGCGGCTGACCTTGAGCGCGCCGCGCAGGGGGTAATTCGCCGACACCCCCTCGATGTCCGCCAGCGCGCTGTCATCGCCGGCCAGCACGACGCTCGGGAAGGACGTGGTGCGCGCCGTCGCGAGGCCCAGCTCGGCGGCCAGCGCCTCGTGCTCCGCCGGGATCGGGCGGTTCGAGCCGACCACGAGGTCGGCCGCGAGCACTTCCGCGCTGCGCGCCTGCACGCCCTGCGCCACGCGATCGGTAAAGAAGCCGACCGCCGTCATCGCCGCGACGGCCAGCGCGAGCGCTGCGGCGAGCACCCGCACTTCGCCGGACTTGAACTCCCGCCGGACCTGGGTCAAACCGAAGGCCAGCCCTTTCAAAGCAGCCTCCCGCTGTCCATCTCGAGCTGCCGGTCGCAGCGCTGGGCCAGCACGCGGTCATGGGTCACCAGCACCAGGGTGGTGCCGCGCTCGGCATTCAGGCCGAACAACAGGTCGGCGATCCGCCCCCCCGTGCGTGAATCGAGGTTCCCGGTCGGCTCATCGGCGAACAGCACGGCCGGGGCGCCGACGAAGGCCCGGGCGATGGCGACGCGCTGCCGCTCGCCGCCCGACAGCTGGCGCGGATAGTGGCCGATCCGGGGTCCGAGGCCCACTTCTTCCAGTGCGGCGCGCGCCGCGGCACGCGGATCCGGCCGCCCGGCCAGCTCCAGCGGCAGCATGACGTTCTCGAGAGCCGTCAGGGCGGGGACGAGATGAAAGGACTGGAAGACAAACCCGACCTGGTCGGCGCGGACCGCGGCGCGCCCGTCCTCGTCGAGCGCGGTCAGCTCGCGGCCGTTGACCCAGACCTGGCCGCTGGTCGGCAGGTCTAGGCCCGCCAGCAGCGACAGCAGGGTGGATTTGCCGGCCCCGGAAGGGCCGAGAATCGCCACGGACTCGCCCGCGGAAATCTCGAGATCCGCCTGGTCCAGGATGGTAAGCTCGCCCTCCGGACTGCTAACCTTCTTCGTCAACCCTGCGGACTTGAGAACCGGCTGTGCTCCGGTCGCCTGTTGCATGTACAGAATCCTTTTACTCTCGATCTTGCTGTTCACGGGCACCGCCGTCGCTGCGCCGCCCGTGGTGCTTATTGTGGGGGACAGCCTCAGTGCGGGCTATGGCCTCACCATGACAGAAAACTGGCCCCGGCTGCTGCAGGAGCGTCTCGCCGCCGACGGCTACCCCCACCGCGTCGTCAACGCGAGCATCAGCGGCGACACCACCAGCGGCGGCCTGGCGCGCCTGCCCCGCGCCCTGGAGCGCAATTCACCGTCCATCGTGGTGATCGCCCTGGGCGGAAACGACGGGCTCCGCGCCCTGCCCATAGCGGAGATTCGACGCAACCTGGCCAGGATGATTCAACTTTCTTCAGATGCGGGCGCCGACGTGGTCCTGGCGGGCATCCATATCCCGCCGAATTACGGCCCGGCCTACACGAGCGACTTCCACGAGGTGTTCCACGAACTCGCGCAAGAGTACGACACCGGCCTGATCCCGTTCATCCTCGAGGGCGTCGCGCTGCAGCCGGGCCTGATGCAGGCGGACGGGATTCACCCGACGGCCCAGGCGCAGCCGGTGATCGTCGAGAACGTCTGGCCCGCGCTTGAACCGCTGCTAAACGGTAAGATCACTACGACACATAACAAATGACGCTGGAGTCGGTGGGGAAACGATGGAAAAGATCTGGCTGAAAGAATATCCCGAGGGCGTGCCCGCGGAGATCGACGTGAACGAGTTCCCGTCGCTCCGCGAGTTCCTCGAGCAGTCCTTCGAGAAGTACCGGAGCCTGCCGGCCTTCACCAACATGGGCCACTCGATCACCTTCGGTGAACTGGACCAGTGCTCGCGCTACCTCGGCGCCTGGCTGCAGAAGAATGCCGGGCTGTCCAAGGGCGACCGCGTCGCGGTGATGATGCCCAACGTCATCCAGTACGCCGTGGCGGTGGCCGCGATCCTGCGCGCCGGGCTCACGGTCACCAACGTCAACCCGCTGTACACGC
It contains:
- a CDS encoding ATP-binding cassette domain-containing protein is translated as MQQATGAQPVLKSAGLTKKVSSPEGELTILDQADLEISAGESVAILGPSGAGKSTLLSLLAGLDLPTSGQVWVNGRELTALDEDGRAAVRADQVGFVFQSFHLVPALTALENVMLPLELAGRPDPRAAARAALEEVGLGPRIGHYPRQLSGGERQRVAIARAFVGAPAVLFADEPTGNLDSRTGGRIADLLFGLNAERGTTLVLVTHDRVLAQRCDRQLEMDSGRLL
- a CDS encoding arylesterase, which encodes MYRILLLSILLFTGTAVAAPPVVLIVGDSLSAGYGLTMTENWPRLLQERLAADGYPHRVVNASISGDTTSGGLARLPRALERNSPSIVVIALGGNDGLRALPIAEIRRNLARMIQLSSDAGADVVLAGIHIPPNYGPAYTSDFHEVFHELAQEYDTGLIPFILEGVALQPGLMQADGIHPTAQAQPVIVENVWPALEPLLNGKITTTHNK